The nucleotide window GTCGCCACCCTTGGCACGGATACCGGCGGTTCCATCCGTCAGCCCGCCTCGCACTGCGGCTGTGTTGGACTGAAGCCTACTTACGGCCGCGTGTCGCGCTACGGAGTGATCGCCTATGCATCCTCCCTCGATCAGGTCGGACCAATGACCCGCGATGCCACGGACTGCGCGGTCATGCTGTCTGCGGTGGCAGGACACGATCCCAAGGACTCCACCAGCGTCGACACGCCGGTGCCCGACTACCGCGCAGGCCTGACCGGCGACATCAGGGGCATCCGCATCGGCTTGCCGCGTGAGTACTTCATTGCGGGGCTCGACCCGGACGTCAAGGCGAGCATGGATGCCGCCATCCAGACCTACCGCGCCCTGGGTGCCGAATTTGTCGATATCTCGCTGCCCCACACCGACTATGCCGTGGCAACCTACTATCTGATCGCCACTGCCGAGGCCAGCTCCAACCTGGCCCGTTACGACGGGGTCCGCTTCGGCCATCGCGCCGGTGGCGCCGAAAACCTGCTCGAAATGTATGTCAAAAGCCGCAGCGAGGGCTTCGGAGCCGAGGTCAAGCGTCGTATCATGCTCGGTACCTATGCGCTTTCGTCCGGTTATTACGATGCCTATTATGTAAAGGCTCAAAAAGTGCGTACCCTGATCATGAACGACTTCATCCAGGCGTTCCGGAATGTCGACGTGATGCTGACCCCGGTTGCCCCCACCCCTGCCTTCCGCCTGGGGGAGAAGCTCAACGATCCGCTTCAGATGTACCTGTCGGACATTTTCACCATTCCGGTCAACTTGGCCGGTACCTGTGCCATCTCGATACCGGCCGGCCTGA belongs to Geobacter sp. SVR and includes:
- the gatA gene encoding Asp-tRNA(Asn)/Glu-tRNA(Gln) amidotransferase subunit GatA → MELFELTIHELHEKLKAKEVSSVEVTRAMLTRIEAVEPKIGSFITVTADRALSDAAEADRRIAAGEMELLTGIPLALKDIFLTEGIKTTCGSRILHNFVPPYSATAYEKLKQQGVVLLGKLNQDEFAMGSSNESSAYGSVRNPWDTSRIPGGSSGGSATAIAARQAVATLGTDTGGSIRQPASHCGCVGLKPTYGRVSRYGVIAYASSLDQVGPMTRDATDCAVMLSAVAGHDPKDSTSVDTPVPDYRAGLTGDIRGIRIGLPREYFIAGLDPDVKASMDAAIQTYRALGAEFVDISLPHTDYAVATYYLIATAEASSNLARYDGVRFGHRAGGAENLLEMYVKSRSEGFGAEVKRRIMLGTYALSSGYYDAYYVKAQKVRTLIMNDFIQAFRNVDVMLTPVAPTPAFRLGEKLNDPLQMYLSDIFTIPVNLAGTCAISIPAGLSSERLPIGLQLIGRPFGEETILRVAHAFEQATEWHTQKADI